A window from Chiroxiphia lanceolata isolate bChiLan1 chromosome 3, bChiLan1.pri, whole genome shotgun sequence encodes these proteins:
- the LATS1 gene encoding serine/threonine-protein kinase LATS1 isoform X1, which yields MKRSEKPEGYRQMRPKTFPASNYTGSSQQMLQEIRESLRNLPKPSDAAKADHSMGKMLSEDPRQGRNPPKFVTYHKVLQEIRNSLLPFANEATSAVKGTSEVNRQMLQDLQAAGFDEDMVVQALRQTNNRSIEAAIEFISKMSYQDPRREQMVAAAARPVNAGMKPPAGTVQQSVNRKQSWKGSKESLVPQRHGPSLGEGVVYRSESPSSQPDVGRPLSGSGIAAFAQAHPGNGQRVNPPPLPQIRSVTPPPPPPRGQTPPPRGTTPPPPSWEPNSQTKRYSGNMEYVISRISPVPPGAWQDGYPPPPMNPPPMNSSTQSQRGMSAVPIGRQPIIMQTSANSKFSFPSGRAGMQNGNCQAEFIVHQNVVSGNSVSRQPPPYPMNSANRQSPTALQMQAGGSAPPSAYTNGNLPQAMMVPNRNSHNMELYNTNVAGIPTSWSQPSPVQPQSSPGNGHDMPTWQPNVPVRSNSFNNHHGNRQSHSGSSQPSATTVTAITPAPIQQPVKSMRVLKPELQTALAPTHPSWMPQPMQTVQTIPFSESPSTNMAVMAPVVEAPNYQGPPPPYPKHLLHQNPSVNLYEAGPKLNKEEPPLLSREDENEKSYECVDSTDKEKKQITTSPVPVRKNKKDEERRESRIKSYSPQAFKFFMEQHVENILKSHQQRLHRKKQLENEMMRVGLSPEARDQMRKMLCQKESNYIRLRRAKMDKSMFVKIKTLGVGAFGEVCLARKVDTNALYATKTLRKKDVLLRNQVAHVKAERDILAEADNEWVVRLYYSFQDKDNLYFVMDYIPGGDMMSLLIRMGVFPENLARFYTAELTCAVESVHKMGFIHRDIKPDNILIDRDGHIKLTDFGLCTGFRWTHDSKYYQSGDHARQDSMDFSNEWGDPANCRCGDRLKPLERRAARQHQRCLAHSLVGTPNYIAPEVLLRTGYTQLCDWWSVGVILFEMLVGQPPFLAQTPLETQMKVINWQTALHIPPQAKLTPEASDLIIKLCRGPEDRLGKNGADEIKAHPFFKTIDFSSDLRRQSAFYIPKIAHPTDTSNFDPVDPDKLWSDDDKEGNRNDTLNGWYKNGKHPEHAFYEFTFRRFFDDNGYPYNNPKPIEYEYGSSQNSEQQSDEDDDDDEQAGRGVQSRDLVYV from the exons ATGAAGAGAAGTGAGAAACCAGAAGGTTATAGGCAAATGAGGCCTAAAACTTTTCCTGCCAGTAACTATactggcagcagccagcagatGCTACAGGAAATACGAGAGAGCCTCAGGAATTTACCTAAACCCTCTGATGCTGCTAAAGCTGATCACAGCATGGGCAAAATGTTATCTGAAGATCCTAGACAAGGTCGAAATCCTCCCAAATTTGTAACATATCATAAAGTTTTGCAGGAGATAAGAAACTCACTTCTGCCTTTTGCAAATGAAGCGACCTCAGCTGTCAAAGGAACATCAGAAGTTAATCGACAAATGCTGCAAGACTTACAAGCTGCTGGCTTTGATGAG GATATGGTTGTACAAGCTCTTAGACAAACTAACAACCGTAGTATAGAAGCTGCCATTGAATTTATAAGTAAAATGAGCTACCAGGATCCTCGTCGGGAGCAGATggttgcagcagcagcaagaccTGTAAACGCAGGTATGAAACCCCCAG CAGGGACTGTTCAGCAATCAGTTAACCgcaagcagagctggaagggttCTAAGGAGTCCCTGGTTCCTCAGCGGCATGGcccttccctgggagaaggTGTAGTTTATCGCTCAGAAAGTCCCAGTTCTCAGCCTGATGTAGGAAGGCCATTATCTGGATCTGGCATTGCGGCATTTGCTCAGGCTCATCCTGGCAATGGACAAAGAGTGAATCCCCCACCTCTACCACAGATAAGGAGTgtcactcctcctcctccacctcctcgAGGGCAGACACCCCCTCCGAGGGGAACTactcctccacctccttcctGGGAACCAAATTCTCAAACAAAGCGGTACTCTGGAAACATGGAATATGTGATCTCCCGTATTTCTCCAGTGCCACCAGGAGCATGGCAGGATGGTTATCCACCTCCGCCTATGAATCCTCCACCTATGAATTCATCCACGCAGAGTCAGAGAGGCATGAGTGCTGTCCCCATTGGCAGGCAACCAATAATCATGCAGACTTCTGCCAACAGCAAATTTAGTTTTCCGTCAGGAAGAGCTGGAATGCAAAATGGCAATTGTCAGGCAGAATTCATAGTTCACCAGAATGTGGTGTCTGGGAATTCGGTGAGTCGCCAGCCACCTCCATACCCCATGAATTCAGCTAACAGGCAGagtcccacagcactgcagatgcaGGCAGGAGGATCTGCTCCTCCTTCAGCGTACACCAATGGGAATCTTCCTCAGGCGATGATGGTGCCAAACAGAAATAGTCACAACATGGAACTTTACAACACAAATGTAGCTGGAATACCCACCTCCTGGTCACAGCCTTCCCCTGTGCAGCCGCAGTCATCACCTGGCAACGGGCACGACATGCCTACGTGGCAACCCAATGTTCCCGTGCGGTCAAATTCTTTCAACAACCATCATGGCAATAGGCAAAGTCACTCTGGCAGCTCTCAGCCTTCGGCCACAACAGTAACAGCCATAACACCAGCTCCCATCCAGCAACCAGTGAAAAGCATGCGTGTGTTAAAACCAGAGCTGCagactgccctggcacccactCACCCTTCCTGGATGCCACAGCCCATGCAAACTGTGCAGACCATCCCCTTCTCTGAGAGCCCATCTACAAATATGGCCGTTATGGCTCCTGTTGTGGAGGCTCCAAATTACCAGGGCCCCCCACCACCTTACCCTAAACACTTGCTACATCAGAATCCTTCTGTCAATCTCTATGAGGCAGGACCCAAGCTCAACAAGGAGGAGCCACCTCTTTTATCCAGGGAGGATGAGAATGAAAAGAGTTACGAATGTGTCGATtcaacagataaagaaaaaaaacaaatcacaacaTCACCTGTTCCTGttagaaaaaacaagaaagatgaagaaagaagagagtCTCGCATCAAAAGTTATTCCCCTCAAGCCTTTAAATTCTTCATGGAGCAGCATGTGGAGAATATACTCAAGTCACACCAGCAGCGTTTGCATCGGAAAAAACAACTAGAGAATGAAATGATGCGG GTTGGATTGTCACCAGAAGCCCGAGATCAAATGAGGAAAATGTTGTGCCAGAAAGAATCTAATTACATTCGACTAAGAAGAGCTAAAATGGACAAGTCAAtgtttgtaaaaattaaaaccctgGGAGTTGGTGCATTTGGAGAAGTTTGCCTAGCAAGAAAAGTGGATACTAATGCTTTATATGCGACAAAAActctgaggaaaaaagatgTCTTGCTTAGAAATCAAGTTGCTCATGTTAAAGCTGAGCGGGATATCCTCGCAGAAGCTGATAACGAATGGGTGGTTCGCCTGTACTATTCATTCCAAGATAAAGACAATTTGTACTTTGTAATGGACTACATTCCAGGAGGTGATATGATGAGTCTCCTGATTAGAATGGGTGTCTTTCCAGAAAATCTAGCACGGTTCTACACAGCAGAACTGACCTGCGCAGTTGAAAGTGTTCATAAAATGGGCTTCATCCACAGAGATATTAAACCTGATAATATCTTGATAGACCGTGATGGTCATATCAAATTGACTGACTTCGGGCTCTGTACAGGTTTTCGATGGACCCATGATTCAAAATACTACCAGAGCG GTGATCATGCACGACAGGACAGCATGGATTTCAGCAATGAATGGGGTGACCCAGCGAATTGCAGGTGCGGAGATCGGCTGAAGCCGCTGGAGCGCAGGGCTGCACGTCAGCACCAGCGCTGCCTGGCCCATTCCCTTGTTGGCACCCCCAACTACATCGCTCCAGAAGTGTTGTTACGAACAG GTTACACACAGTTGTGTGACTGGTGGAGTGTTGGAGTAATTCTCTTTGAGATGCTAGTGGGGCAGCCTCCATTCCTGGCACAAACGCCCCTGGAAACACAAATGAAG gttaTCAACTGGCAAACTGCACTTCATATTCCACCTCAGGCTAAATTGACTCCAGAGGCCTCCGACCTTATTATTAAACTGTGCCGAGGGCCAGAAGATCGTTTAGGCAAAAACGGTGCAGATGAAATAAAAGCTCATCcgttttttaaaacaattgaTTTTTCAAGCGATCTACGGCGACAGTCTGCTTTCTACATTCCCAAAATTGCTCATCCTACAGACACATCAAACTTTGATCCAGTTGATCCAGATAAATTGTGGAGTGACGATGATAAGGAGGGGAACAGAAATGATACCCTTAACGGGTGgtacaaaaatggaaaacatcctgAACATGCTTTTTACGAGTTCACCTTCCGAAGGTTTTTTGATGACAATGGCTACCCATACAACAATCCAAAGCCCATTGAGTACGAGTATGGTAGTTCCCAAAACTCAGAACAGCAGTCagatgaggatgatgatgatgatgaacaGGCAGGTAGAGGAGTTCAGAGCCGTGATCTGGTTTATGTTTAG